A stretch of Shewanella dokdonensis DNA encodes these proteins:
- a CDS encoding flavodoxin: MQGANHGKSRNFFGTDTGSTRKIAKQIATQLGDVAAKPLNINRVEDTAVFDEYDVLIFGTPTLGDGQLPGLSAECQEASWEEFMPNFDELDLSGKKVALFGLGDQVNYPDEFVDALGELYDCVIACGAEVVGSWPVDGYQFNQSAAVLDDRFVGLVIDKDNQASLSDDRVATWVAQLQAELAL; this comes from the coding sequence TTGCAAGGGGCTAATCATGGCAAAAGTCGCAATTTTTTTGGAACAGATACCGGCAGTACCCGCAAGATCGCCAAGCAGATTGCAACACAACTGGGCGACGTGGCTGCCAAACCACTGAACATTAACCGGGTAGAAGATACCGCGGTTTTTGATGAATATGATGTGTTGATTTTTGGCACCCCAACGCTGGGCGACGGGCAATTGCCAGGGCTATCGGCTGAGTGCCAGGAAGCCAGTTGGGAAGAGTTCATGCCTAACTTTGATGAGCTTGATTTGTCCGGTAAGAAAGTTGCCTTGTTTGGGCTCGGCGATCAGGTGAACTACCCCGATGAATTTGTAGATGCGCTCGGTGAGCTTTATGACTGTGTCATCGCTTGTGGTGCCGAGGTTGTGGGGAGTTGGCCGGTTGATGGATACCAATTTAATCAGTCAGCGGCAGTGCTGGACGACCGTTTTGTCGGTCTGGTAATCGACAAAGATAATCAGGCGAGTCTCAGTGATGATCGCGTGGCCACTTGGGTCGCCCAGCTGCAAGCCGAATTAGCGTTGTAA
- a CDS encoding RnfABCDGE type electron transport complex subunit G, whose translation MLAVIEKWKAGIPYQSLLLASICGVAAALLLLTDSLTKPLIAQRLEEDQNALLTEVLNGAPYANKVFSNAQQLQFAGSHYEMFPVKNAAGTVTHYVVRGTTEGYGGSISFLLGVDSNGVISGVRILSHSETPGLGDKIELAKSQWILSFNQHSLQNTALWAVKKDGGSFDQFAGATITPRAVVNGVHHAMQALMQQLPQAHPVEEATHGKQ comes from the coding sequence ATGCTGGCGGTCATTGAAAAATGGAAAGCGGGGATCCCCTACCAGAGCCTATTGCTGGCGAGTATTTGTGGTGTTGCCGCAGCACTATTATTGCTGACAGATAGCCTTACTAAACCGCTGATCGCACAGCGCTTAGAGGAAGATCAGAACGCCTTGCTGACGGAAGTACTCAACGGGGCGCCTTATGCCAATAAGGTGTTCAGCAATGCGCAACAGCTCCAGTTTGCAGGCAGCCACTATGAGATGTTTCCGGTGAAAAACGCCGCTGGCACTGTGACACATTACGTGGTGCGCGGTACTACCGAAGGTTACGGCGGCAGCATCAGTTTTCTGTTGGGGGTTGATAGCAATGGCGTTATCAGCGGTGTGCGTATCCTCAGCCATAGCGAGACCCCAGGACTTGGCGACAAGATTGAGCTGGCAAAAAGCCAGTGGATCCTCAGTTTTAATCAGCATTCTCTGCAAAATACCGCGCTGTGGGCAGTGAAAAAGGACGGCGGCAGTTTTGATCAATTTGCCGGGGCGACTATCACGCCGCGGGCCGTGGTCAATGGCGTCCATCACGCCATGCAGGCGTTGATGCAACAGTTACCGCAGGCGCATCCAGTCGAGGAGGCAACGCATGGCAAACAATGA
- a CDS encoding MarR family winged helix-turn-helix transcriptional regulator has protein sequence MNIDQSLFAVLESHKAALQKLFNRELPGMSLLYFWVLRQVGAGYGITPQLVAQKLHRDKAQVTRLVMDMEQQGLLQKLPHPQDRRSILLQLTAQGGTCLAQAEELQRQVAEKMTSGISATQQSLLDAALQQMRDNLNSVE, from the coding sequence ATGAATATTGATCAATCCCTGTTTGCCGTACTTGAATCGCACAAGGCGGCGCTGCAAAAGTTGTTTAACCGCGAGCTGCCCGGCATGTCATTGCTGTATTTCTGGGTGTTGAGACAAGTGGGCGCGGGTTATGGCATTACGCCACAATTGGTGGCGCAGAAACTGCACCGTGATAAAGCGCAGGTGACTCGTTTGGTCATGGATATGGAACAACAGGGGTTACTACAGAAATTGCCACACCCGCAGGATCGCCGCAGTATATTGCTGCAATTGACCGCTCAAGGCGGCACCTGTCTGGCGCAGGCCGAAGAACTGCAACGGCAAGTGGCCGAAAAAATGACCTCGGGTATTTCTGCAACTCAGCAGTCGTTGCTGGATGCGGCGTTACAACAAATGCGCGATAACCTGAATTCAGTCGAGTAA
- a CDS encoding RnfH family protein, protein MKVSVVYALPQEQVWLPVQLSDEATLMSAIEASGILAMFPAIKLDRQKVGIFGKITALDAPLKDGDRVEIYRAITWQPPQDADDDDDDA, encoded by the coding sequence ATGAAAGTCAGTGTGGTATATGCCTTGCCACAGGAGCAAGTATGGTTGCCCGTGCAGTTAAGCGACGAGGCCACCTTAATGTCAGCTATCGAGGCTTCAGGCATTTTGGCGATGTTTCCGGCGATTAAATTGGATCGGCAGAAAGTTGGCATATTTGGCAAAATCACCGCGCTGGATGCGCCACTGAAAGATGGCGATCGGGTTGAGATCTATCGGGCAATTACCTGGCAACCGCCGCAAGATGCCGACGATGATGATGACGACGCGTAA
- a CDS encoding DUF3861 domain-containing protein: MPHQYRITVEKMDGDTPVQALRFDATNHDDFFAILERANGRLGFSDEQTKNFIIGLKLFGEVITAERKHPLFSEIGPQLKLFMKKLKSAN, encoded by the coding sequence ATGCCACATCAATACCGTATCACCGTTGAAAAAATGGATGGTGACACCCCAGTACAAGCGCTGCGCTTTGACGCCACCAATCACGATGACTTTTTCGCGATTCTCGAACGGGCTAATGGCCGCCTAGGTTTCAGCGATGAACAAACTAAAAATTTTATCATCGGTCTGAAACTGTTCGGTGAAGTGATCACGGCCGAACGCAAACATCCACTGTTCAGCGAAATCGGCCCACAACTCAAGCTGTTTATGAAAAAGCTTAAATCCGCGAACTGA
- a CDS encoding electron transport complex subunit E, protein MANNDYSHITADGLWHNNIILKQSLALCPLLAVTGSATNGLGLGLATTVVMVASNMLTSMAKGIISKAVRIPANIIIIASLVTLIDVMLNAWLHPLHKVLGLFIPLIVTNCAILGRVESFASKASVLPAMVDGLAMGLGFTWVLTVLGGIREIIGSGTLFANASLLLGQHFAFLETTVIHDYRGLLLVILPPGGFLVLGAVLALKQKTSLWLQQRKAVAAAVSGGAS, encoded by the coding sequence ATGGCAAACAATGATTACTCACACATCACGGCAGATGGGCTGTGGCACAACAATATCATTCTGAAACAGAGTTTGGCCTTGTGCCCCTTGCTGGCGGTCACTGGCAGTGCCACTAATGGTCTGGGACTTGGGCTGGCGACTACAGTGGTGATGGTGGCTTCCAACATGCTGACATCCATGGCTAAAGGCATTATCAGTAAAGCGGTGCGGATCCCCGCTAACATCATCATCATCGCCTCCTTGGTGACCCTGATTGACGTCATGCTCAACGCTTGGTTACACCCGCTGCATAAAGTGCTGGGACTGTTCATTCCGCTCATCGTAACCAACTGCGCCATCTTGGGGCGGGTGGAATCTTTTGCCAGCAAAGCATCGGTACTGCCGGCCATGGTGGATGGGCTGGCGATGGGCTTGGGGTTCACCTGGGTGTTGACTGTCCTTGGTGGCATTCGCGAGATCATTGGCAGTGGCACTTTGTTTGCCAATGCTAGCCTGTTGCTCGGCCAACATTTTGCTTTTCTGGAAACCACGGTTATCCATGATTACCGCGGCTTGCTGCTGGTGATCCTGCCGCCAGGCGGCTTTTTGGTGTTAGGTGCGGTACTGGCGCTGAAACAGAAAACGTCACTGTGGTTGCAACAACGCAAGGCGGTAGCGGCCGCGGTCTCAGGCGGTGCATCATGA